Proteins found in one Lysinibacillus fusiformis genomic segment:
- a CDS encoding nicotinate phosphoribosyltransferase, whose translation MKYADDSFMLHTDLYQINIVQTYWQDDVHQRQAVFELYFRKLPFGNGYAVFAGLKKVIDFINNFGFSQSDIQYLREEGQYPEDFLQYLQELKFTGSIKGMREGELVFANEPILRIEAPLAEAQLIETPLLNIVNYQTLIATKASRIKQVTGEDIVMEFGTRRAHEFDAAIWGTRAAYIGGLSSTSNVRAGKLFGIPVSGTHAHAMIQTYRDEYTAFKKYAAAHKDCVFLVDTYDTLRSGVPNAIRVAKELGNQINFIGIRLDSGDLAYLSKQARKMLDAAGFTAAKIMASNDLDEYTIMHLKSQEAQIDAWGIGTKLITAYDQAALGGVYKLVSIENESGEMVDTIKISANPEKVTTPGRKRVYRIINTENGHAEGDYIALDSENIQQEERLRMFHPIHTYISKFVTNFTAKELHESIVENGNLVYEEPTIQETQKYVKENLHLLWCEYKRTMNPEEYPVDLSQACWDNKMASIQSIKEKVSQGMNSKF comes from the coding sequence ATGAAATATGCGGATGATAGCTTCATGTTACACACAGATTTATATCAAATTAATATAGTGCAAACTTATTGGCAAGATGATGTTCATCAACGTCAAGCTGTTTTTGAGCTATATTTTAGAAAACTTCCATTTGGCAATGGTTATGCGGTATTTGCTGGCTTAAAAAAGGTTATTGATTTTATAAATAACTTTGGGTTCTCTCAAAGTGATATTCAATATTTACGAGAAGAGGGGCAGTATCCAGAGGATTTTCTTCAATACCTTCAAGAGCTTAAGTTTACAGGGAGCATTAAGGGGATGAGAGAAGGAGAACTTGTCTTTGCCAACGAGCCTATCCTACGAATAGAAGCCCCATTAGCAGAAGCCCAATTAATTGAAACGCCCTTGTTAAATATCGTGAACTACCAAACGCTGATTGCGACAAAGGCTTCACGTATCAAACAAGTGACAGGTGAGGATATTGTAATGGAATTTGGTACCAGACGCGCACACGAATTTGATGCTGCTATTTGGGGAACTCGTGCTGCTTATATAGGCGGACTCTCTTCAACAAGCAATGTAAGAGCAGGAAAATTATTCGGCATTCCTGTGTCAGGAACACATGCCCATGCGATGATTCAAACCTATCGAGATGAGTATACTGCGTTTAAAAAATACGCAGCAGCACATAAAGACTGTGTTTTCTTAGTAGATACTTATGACACACTACGTTCTGGCGTTCCTAATGCTATCCGTGTAGCGAAGGAGCTAGGAAATCAAATTAATTTTATTGGTATCCGTTTAGACAGTGGCGATTTAGCCTATCTTTCAAAACAGGCAAGAAAAATGCTAGATGCTGCAGGATTTACAGCAGCTAAAATTATGGCTTCGAATGATTTAGACGAATATACAATCATGCATTTAAAGTCGCAAGAGGCGCAAATTGATGCTTGGGGAATCGGAACTAAGCTGATTACAGCCTATGACCAAGCAGCTCTTGGTGGAGTATACAAATTAGTTTCCATAGAAAACGAAAGTGGAGAAATGGTAGATACCATTAAAATTTCAGCAAATCCTGAGAAAGTAACTACCCCAGGACGTAAACGTGTTTACCGTATTATTAATACAGAGAATGGTCATGCTGAAGGAGATTATATTGCATTAGATAGTGAAAACATACAGCAAGAAGAAAGATTGAGAATGTTCCACCCTATTCATACGTATATTAGTAAATTTGTTACGAATTTTACGGCAAAGGAGTTACATGAAAGCATCGTAGAAAACGGAAATCTTGTTTATGAGGAGCCAACTATTCAAGAAACACAAAAATATGTAAAGGAAAATTTACATTTACTGTGGTGTGAATACAAACGAACAATGAATCCTGAAGAATATCCAGTCGATTTAAGTCAAGCATGTTGGGACAATAAAATGGCAAGCATACAATCAATAAAAGAAAAGGTTTCACAAGGAATGAATTCGAAATTTTAA
- the hutU gene encoding urocanate hydratase: MVFKTDIRAPRGNELTCKGWTQEAAMRMLMNNLDPEVAENPDELIVYGGIGKAARNWESYEQIIASLKELENDETLLIQSGKPVAVFRTHEHSPRVLIANSNLVPAWANWDHFYELEERNLMMYGQMTAGSWIYIGAQGILQGTYLSFVEAGKKVFGTADLRGKFILTGGMGGMSGAQPLAGKMAGAVILVVEVDRARIERKIKEGYCDYIVETVDEAIALVNKLRDQKEPASIGLVGNCADVNRELLNRGIIPDFVTDQTSAHDPINGYIPNGMTLEEALKLRKEDVKTYERKAKETMAEHVRTMLEFQEAGAEVFDYGNNIRAYAKEMGVTNAFDFPGFVPAYIRPLFCEGKGPFRWAALSGNPEDIYKTDALAKEMFAEDEGLVNWIYMAQKMVKWQGLPARICWLGYGDRHRFALKVNEMVANGELSAPIVFGRDHLDSGSVASPNRETEGMLDGSDAVSDWPILNALVNTASGASWVSVHHGGGVGMGYSQHAGQVLVADGSELAAEKIARVLVSDPGMGVARHADAGYDIAIHTAKNKGVHIPMLKGDVK; encoded by the coding sequence ATGGTATTTAAGACAGACATTCGTGCACCACGTGGAAATGAGCTAACGTGTAAGGGATGGACACAGGAAGCAGCAATGCGTATGTTAATGAACAATCTTGACCCAGAGGTGGCAGAGAACCCAGATGAACTGATTGTTTACGGTGGTATTGGTAAGGCTGCTCGTAACTGGGAAAGCTATGAACAAATTATTGCTTCTTTAAAAGAATTAGAGAATGATGAGACACTATTAATCCAATCTGGAAAGCCAGTAGCTGTATTCCGTACACATGAGCATTCTCCTCGTGTGCTGATTGCCAATTCAAACCTTGTACCAGCATGGGCAAATTGGGATCACTTTTACGAATTAGAGGAAAGAAATTTAATGATGTATGGTCAAATGACTGCAGGTAGCTGGATTTATATTGGTGCTCAGGGCATTTTACAAGGAACTTATTTATCATTCGTAGAAGCAGGGAAAAAGGTATTTGGTACTGCGGATTTACGTGGTAAATTCATCCTTACAGGTGGCATGGGTGGTATGAGTGGTGCACAGCCATTAGCAGGGAAAATGGCTGGTGCTGTAATCTTAGTTGTTGAAGTGGATCGTGCTCGCATTGAGCGCAAAATTAAAGAAGGCTACTGTGATTATATTGTAGAAACTGTAGATGAAGCCATTGCCTTAGTCAATAAATTACGTGACCAAAAAGAGCCGGCATCCATTGGTCTTGTTGGGAACTGTGCGGACGTTAATCGTGAGCTGTTGAACCGAGGAATTATCCCAGATTTTGTGACAGACCAAACATCTGCACATGATCCGATTAATGGCTATATACCAAATGGTATGACCTTGGAAGAAGCGCTAAAACTTCGTAAAGAGGATGTAAAAACATATGAGCGTAAAGCAAAAGAAACAATGGCAGAGCATGTTCGTACAATGCTAGAGTTTCAAGAGGCGGGCGCAGAAGTATTTGATTATGGGAATAATATTCGCGCCTATGCCAAAGAAATGGGTGTGACAAATGCCTTTGATTTCCCAGGCTTTGTACCAGCCTATATTCGTCCGTTATTTTGTGAAGGAAAGGGCCCATTCCGTTGGGCGGCGCTTTCAGGAAACCCTGAAGATATTTATAAAACAGATGCACTGGCGAAAGAGATGTTTGCTGAAGATGAGGGTCTAGTCAATTGGATTTATATGGCACAAAAAATGGTGAAATGGCAAGGGTTACCTGCACGAATTTGCTGGCTAGGGTATGGTGATCGTCATCGTTTTGCATTAAAGGTAAATGAAATGGTTGCAAATGGTGAATTATCAGCACCGATTGTCTTTGGTCGTGATCACTTAGATTCAGGTTCTGTAGCATCACCAAATCGTGAAACAGAAGGAATGCTAGATGGTTCGGATGCGGTATCGGATTGGCCAATATTAAATGCTCTTGTTAATACTGCGAGTGGTGCAAGCTGGGTAAGCGTACACCATGGTGGTGGTGTAGGAATGGGTTATTCACAACATGCAGGTCAAGTATTAGTAGCAGATGGATCAGAGCTTGCTGCCGAAAAAATTGCCCGTGTATTAGTTTCGGACCCTGGAATGGGTGTTGCTCGTCATGCTGATGCAGGCTATGATATTGCCATTCATACTGCGAAAAACAAAGGTGTCCATATACCAATGTTAAAGGGTGATGTGAAGTGA
- a CDS encoding cysteine hydrolase family protein: MMKKRALINIDYTVDFVATDGALTCGEPGQLLEHANVDLTKEFIKSGDFTVFAIDVHEQGDVYHPETKLFPPHNIRNTKGRDLYGALKPLYEANKEQDHVYYIDKTRYSAFAGTDLELKLRERGITELHLIGVCTDICVLHTAVDAYNKGFDIVIHKNAVASFNQTGHEWALNHFEHTLGATVI, translated from the coding sequence ATGATGAAAAAACGCGCATTAATTAATATTGATTATACAGTGGATTTTGTTGCGACAGATGGAGCTCTTACTTGTGGAGAGCCTGGGCAGCTGCTCGAACATGCAAATGTTGATTTAACAAAGGAATTTATCAAGAGTGGTGATTTTACAGTATTTGCAATTGATGTTCATGAACAAGGGGATGTATACCACCCAGAAACCAAGCTATTCCCACCACATAATATTCGAAATACAAAGGGGAGAGATTTGTATGGTGCATTAAAACCATTATATGAAGCAAATAAAGAGCAAGATCACGTCTATTACATTGATAAAACGCGTTATTCTGCTTTTGCAGGAACAGATTTAGAATTGAAATTACGTGAACGAGGAATTACTGAGCTTCACTTAATCGGCGTTTGTACAGATATCTGTGTTCTTCATACAGCAGTAGATGCTTATAATAAAGGGTTCGATATCGTCATTCATAAAAATGCTGTCGCCTCCTTTAATCAAACAGGACATGAGTGGGCATTGAATCATTTCGAGCATACACTAGGTGCTACTGTTATTTGA
- a CDS encoding nitric oxide synthase oxygenase translates to MNIQEIQQFLSLYQTEQNKSELWLKNRLQEVENAGEYYPTTEELVFGARVAWRNSNKCIGRLFWQSLHVVDARDVLDEQDIFQKLLEHIDYATNCGKIRPTITVFASDRVRIWNHQLIRYAGYETEAGVIGDSQSIEFTKVCKSLGWKGKGTAFDVLPLIIQVDDRAPKMYVIPEEYIVEVSIRHPESVDVEKLGMKWYAVPIISSMRFQMAGIDFQAAPFNGWYMGTEIGARNLADHERYNMLPAIAEIFNLDTTKQASLWRDRALVELNIAVLHSFKEDGVSIVDHHTAAQQFKLFEEAEKSAEREVTGNWTWLIPPLSPATTHIFHKPYVNIYHTPNYFYQKPCY, encoded by the coding sequence ATGAATATACAGGAGATACAGCAATTTTTAAGTTTATACCAGACAGAACAAAATAAATCAGAACTTTGGTTAAAGAATAGATTACAGGAAGTTGAAAATGCAGGTGAATATTACCCAACAACTGAGGAGCTAGTTTTTGGTGCAAGAGTGGCATGGCGTAATAGCAATAAATGTATCGGACGTCTATTTTGGCAGTCACTGCATGTGGTAGATGCACGTGATGTTTTAGATGAACAGGATATTTTTCAAAAATTACTAGAACATATTGATTATGCAACAAATTGTGGGAAGATCCGTCCAACTATAACAGTGTTTGCTTCAGATAGAGTAAGGATTTGGAATCATCAACTTATCCGTTATGCAGGCTATGAAACAGAAGCAGGCGTTATTGGAGATTCGCAATCCATTGAGTTTACAAAAGTATGTAAATCTCTGGGATGGAAAGGTAAAGGAACGGCTTTTGATGTGCTACCACTCATTATACAGGTGGATGATCGCGCTCCCAAAATGTATGTAATCCCTGAAGAATATATAGTAGAGGTCTCAATCCGCCATCCAGAGTCAGTGGATGTGGAGAAGTTAGGGATGAAATGGTATGCCGTACCCATAATTTCGAGTATGCGTTTTCAAATGGCGGGTATTGATTTTCAAGCTGCTCCATTTAATGGCTGGTATATGGGAACAGAAATCGGTGCACGCAATTTAGCAGATCATGAGCGCTATAACATGCTACCTGCTATTGCAGAAATTTTTAATCTTGATACAACCAAACAAGCGTCTCTTTGGCGTGATCGTGCATTAGTGGAACTTAATATTGCTGTTCTTCACTCATTTAAAGAAGATGGTGTGAGCATTGTTGATCACCATACAGCGGCTCAGCAATTTAAATTGTTTGAGGAAGCAGAAAAATCAGCAGAAAGAGAAGTTACAGGCAACTGGACATGGTTAATCCCGCCACTTTCGCCTGCAACGACTCATATATTCCATAAACCCTATGTAAATATATATCATACACCAAATTATTTTTATCAAAAGCCGTGCTATTAG
- the hutI gene encoding imidazolonepropionase translates to MTILIKNANEVITLKSNAQGPRTKEQMQEIAVIENGSVLIEEERIVAVGAYEQLEADFPELIKKAETIDATGKIVMPGLVDCHTHLVHGGTREQEFNMRLNGSTYMEIMNAGGGIHATTKRTRETSFDELYEKTMQHLDVFLKHGITTVEAKSGYGLDWETEKKQLEVAKELQATHNIDVISTFMGAHAVPRDYKGREDEFVDVVIHDMLPKVAELELAEFNDVFCEKGVFTPEQSQRILEAGKALGLTPKIHADEIEPYQGAELAAEVGAISAEHLLVASDEGIRKMAEAGTIAVLLPGTAFFLRAPFARGRLMIDEGVPVAISTDFNPGSSPTMSLPFIMNLACMHMGMTLEEVLTATTINAAYALNRGEQIGSLEAHKKADVLILDVENYKQLQYFYGMNHTHTVIKNGEVVVQNGILLKDQ, encoded by the coding sequence GTGACCATTCTAATAAAAAATGCCAATGAAGTAATTACCTTAAAAAGTAATGCACAAGGGCCACGTACAAAAGAACAAATGCAGGAAATTGCAGTAATAGAAAATGGTAGTGTTCTTATTGAGGAAGAGCGGATTGTAGCAGTTGGAGCTTATGAACAATTAGAAGCCGACTTCCCAGAATTAATAAAGAAAGCAGAAACGATTGATGCTACTGGTAAGATTGTTATGCCTGGCTTAGTGGATTGTCATACACATTTAGTGCACGGTGGAACACGCGAGCAAGAGTTTAATATGAGACTAAATGGTTCTACCTATATGGAAATCATGAATGCAGGTGGCGGGATTCATGCTACAACAAAGCGTACACGAGAAACAAGCTTTGATGAATTATATGAAAAGACGATGCAGCATTTAGATGTATTTTTAAAGCATGGCATAACAACAGTTGAAGCAAAATCAGGCTATGGCTTGGACTGGGAAACGGAAAAGAAACAGCTAGAGGTCGCAAAAGAATTACAAGCTACACACAATATTGATGTCATTAGCACGTTTATGGGAGCCCATGCAGTTCCTCGTGATTATAAGGGGCGTGAGGATGAATTTGTGGATGTTGTGATCCATGATATGCTACCAAAAGTGGCAGAGTTAGAGTTGGCTGAATTTAATGATGTATTTTGTGAAAAAGGCGTCTTTACACCAGAACAATCTCAACGCATTTTAGAGGCTGGAAAAGCACTTGGCTTAACACCAAAAATACATGCGGATGAAATCGAGCCATATCAAGGCGCAGAGCTTGCTGCGGAAGTAGGAGCCATTTCGGCAGAGCATTTGTTAGTTGCTTCTGATGAGGGAATTCGAAAAATGGCTGAAGCGGGTACAATTGCTGTATTGCTGCCAGGGACTGCATTCTTTTTACGTGCACCTTTCGCAAGAGGGCGTCTAATGATTGACGAAGGAGTACCTGTAGCGATATCAACAGACTTTAACCCTGGATCGTCTCCAACAATGAGTCTACCCTTTATTATGAATCTAGCTTGCATGCATATGGGTATGACATTGGAGGAAGTATTAACGGCAACAACGATTAATGCGGCATATGCATTAAATCGAGGCGAGCAAATTGGTTCCCTTGAAGCACATAAAAAAGCTGACGTACTTATACTTGATGTTGAAAATTACAAGCAGCTGCAATACTTCTACGGCATGAACCATACACATACAGTAATCAAAAATGGGGAAGTTGTTGTACAAAACGGAATTCTACTGAAAGATCAATAA
- the nadD gene encoding nicotinate-nucleotide adenylyltransferase, with amino-acid sequence MARIGIYGSSFDPITNVHLWTASTVAHRCKLDKVIFLPCSNKRKDKTIKTADTHRWNMLQLAIAKDDRFIADSYEMDQEGWNIYTYDTMKYFREKNPEDEVHFIMGADLLVDIGAGLWRKGDALVAENKFIVMARHGIDMLSTISRSPILRNNDDGRFHLIDKGLAMEISSTYIREEFAMGGEPRYLLPTACYNYIKEHHLYLK; translated from the coding sequence ATGGCGAGAATAGGCATTTATGGTTCATCATTTGATCCTATTACCAATGTTCATCTTTGGACAGCAAGCACTGTCGCGCACCGTTGTAAGTTAGATAAAGTTATTTTTTTGCCTTGTTCAAATAAACGCAAAGATAAAACCATCAAAACAGCCGATACACATCGTTGGAATATGCTTCAGTTAGCCATTGCTAAAGACGATCGTTTTATAGCAGATTCCTATGAAATGGATCAAGAAGGCTGGAATATCTACACATATGACACCATGAAATACTTTAGAGAAAAGAACCCAGAAGATGAGGTCCATTTTATAATGGGTGCTGATTTACTAGTGGATATTGGTGCAGGGTTATGGAGAAAGGGCGACGCATTAGTAGCGGAAAATAAATTTATTGTAATGGCAAGACATGGCATCGATATGCTATCTACCATTAGTCGCTCCCCTATTTTAAGAAATAATGATGATGGAAGATTCCATCTTATAGATAAAGGGCTAGCGATGGAGATTAGCTCTACCTATATTCGTGAAGAATTTGCTATGGGGGGAGAACCAAGATACCTCTTGCCTACTGCTTGTTACAACTATATTAAAGAGCATCATCTTTATCTAAAATAA
- a CDS encoding NUDIX domain-containing protein — protein sequence MTKFRTEEEVLAHYDSSKYQTPDGYTADIAIFTITSEKTEEKAPPNMTLKIMLIKRATKDTAGNPNIEGGKWALPGGFVDANQKETAYIAAKRELKEETNVEGLHVQHFGVYDEIDRDPRGWMISNAFYAIVPEAYIEQRKANDDADDVELFDIESVFTLPLAFDHRKIISDALHFIKRDMIQTTVAKNFLPQAFTLSELQRVLLTVGEDPRISNDSVFFTKAPKLPFIEKVLDEEGNPKKTKRNSFRPSQLYTFNDFEIVESIYH from the coding sequence ATGACGAAATTCCGTACCGAAGAAGAAGTGCTTGCACATTACGATTCTTCAAAATATCAAACACCCGATGGATATACAGCAGATATTGCCATTTTTACAATTACCTCAGAGAAAACAGAGGAAAAGGCACCGCCAAACATGACGTTAAAGATTATGTTAATTAAACGTGCTACTAAGGATACAGCTGGAAATCCCAATATTGAAGGAGGGAAATGGGCACTCCCAGGAGGCTTTGTAGATGCCAATCAAAAAGAAACGGCCTATATTGCAGCAAAGAGAGAATTAAAAGAAGAAACAAATGTAGAAGGTTTACATGTTCAACATTTTGGTGTTTACGATGAAATCGATCGAGACCCACGCGGTTGGATGATTTCGAATGCGTTTTATGCCATTGTTCCTGAGGCATATATTGAGCAACGCAAAGCGAATGATGATGCAGATGATGTAGAACTGTTTGACATAGAAAGTGTATTTACACTTCCATTAGCTTTTGATCACCGAAAAATCATTTCTGATGCGTTGCATTTTATTAAAAGGGATATGATACAAACAACTGTTGCCAAAAACTTTTTACCACAAGCGTTTACTTTATCTGAATTACAGCGGGTGCTCCTGACCGTTGGAGAAGATCCCCGGATATCAAATGATTCAGTATTTTTTACAAAAGCACCTAAATTACCTTTTATCGAAAAAGTGTTGGATGAGGAAGGTAACCCAAAGAAAACGAAGCGAAATTCATTTAGGCCTTCACAACTTTATACATTCAATGATTTTGAAATCGTGGAGTCCATATATCATTAG
- the hutH gene encoding histidine ammonia-lyase, giving the protein MKSIIELDGNTLTRQQIEEIVKGQATVALSAESLERIRLSRERIEKRLAEGQTIYGVNTGFGKLSNIKIEEDDIELLQLNLLRSDATGVGEPFPTDVVRAMMVLRANALARGFSGIREETVQLLLNFINKGVHPIVPSQGSVGASGDLAPLSHLALVLVGEGKAEFNGEIMSGSEALKRAELTPVRLQAKEGLALVNGTQAMTGIGVLTVNEAERIGLAADMAASLTLEALKGITSAFDPALLAVRPHPELELVGGRIRKWLDGSKRVTKQGEIRMQDAYSLRCIPQVHGASWQSFFYAQDRVQTEMNATTDNPIVLESGEVLSGGHFHGQPIALAMDFLKIGVCEWANISERRTERMVNPQLNEGLPPFLATNPGIECGLMIAQYTAASIVSENKVLAHPSSVDSIPTSGNQEDHVSMGTTSARQVRQIVHNAARVIAIELICASQAIHLDNAEEQLSPATGKFLKKVREFCPPLLADQPIGDEIEALAKYLLSSNDLGNEYV; this is encoded by the coding sequence GTGAAATCAATTATCGAGCTTGATGGCAATACATTAACAAGACAACAAATAGAGGAAATCGTTAAGGGGCAAGCAACAGTTGCTCTTTCTGCTGAGAGTTTAGAACGTATTCGTTTAAGTAGAGAGCGTATTGAAAAACGTTTAGCAGAAGGCCAAACCATTTATGGTGTGAATACAGGGTTTGGTAAACTCAGCAATATAAAAATTGAGGAAGACGATATTGAGCTATTGCAGCTAAATTTATTGCGATCAGATGCAACAGGTGTTGGTGAACCATTCCCAACAGATGTTGTACGTGCAATGATGGTGTTACGTGCCAATGCTTTAGCCAGAGGATTTTCTGGTATTCGTGAGGAAACTGTCCAACTATTATTGAATTTTATTAATAAAGGTGTTCATCCAATTGTTCCGTCACAAGGTTCAGTTGGAGCAAGTGGCGATTTAGCGCCTTTATCACATTTGGCATTAGTGTTAGTGGGAGAAGGTAAGGCAGAGTTTAACGGAGAAATTATGAGTGGTAGTGAGGCGCTAAAGCGAGCAGAGTTAACACCTGTTAGACTGCAAGCTAAAGAGGGGCTGGCACTAGTTAACGGTACACAAGCTATGACTGGTATAGGTGTATTAACGGTCAATGAAGCTGAACGAATTGGGCTTGCAGCGGATATGGCAGCTAGCTTGACATTGGAAGCTTTAAAGGGTATTACCTCAGCATTTGATCCAGCACTTTTAGCAGTAAGACCACATCCAGAATTAGAACTGGTGGGTGGGCGTATTCGTAAGTGGCTTGATGGCAGTAAACGTGTGACAAAGCAAGGTGAAATTCGCATGCAGGATGCTTATTCACTCCGTTGTATTCCACAAGTACATGGTGCTTCTTGGCAGTCATTTTTCTACGCACAGGACCGGGTTCAAACTGAAATGAATGCTACAACTGATAATCCGATTGTGTTAGAAAGTGGGGAGGTATTATCGGGTGGGCATTTCCATGGACAGCCAATAGCCTTAGCAATGGACTTTTTGAAAATAGGTGTATGTGAGTGGGCAAATATTTCAGAGCGCCGTACAGAACGGATGGTAAATCCTCAACTTAATGAAGGGCTACCACCGTTCCTAGCAACAAATCCTGGGATTGAATGTGGACTTATGATTGCTCAATATACAGCAGCTTCCATTGTCTCAGAAAATAAAGTTTTAGCGCATCCTTCTAGTGTAGATTCTATTCCTACATCAGGTAACCAAGAGGATCATGTAAGTATGGGAACAACTTCGGCACGTCAAGTACGTCAGATTGTTCACAACGCTGCACGCGTTATAGCAATCGAATTGATTTGTGCATCACAGGCTATCCATTTAGACAATGCAGAAGAGCAGTTATCGCCAGCTACAGGTAAATTCTTGAAGAAAGTGCGTGAATTCTGTCCACCATTATTAGCCGATCAACCAATTGGCGATGAAATTGAAGCATTGGCGAAATATTTACTATCAAGTAATGATTTAGGAAATGAGTATGTGTAA
- a CDS encoding SLC13 family permease produces the protein MSVQLTLTFLILGATIFTFVTNKIRADLVAIVSLLAFVIMDILTPTEALAGFSNSVVLMIAGLFVVGAGILRTGLAGMAGQLLLKWSGNSELKLFVLLLIIVGSVGAFMSNTGTVALMMPIVVSIAISMKVSPSKFLLPLSYVASLSGLMTLIASPTNLIVSQLLVDRGYNKLGFFEVTPIGIVGMIAGITYLVLVRNVLLPKDQNRTQTNEGYKLSPKKIIKQYDLNNRLFKISVPDESPIIETSLAELKLPAKYMLCMMKIHRKSQEGINLLPMTYQEMAGPTSVIHAKDELYVQGEVEDIRRFVEDYHLEMQGLVEGEADELVSKHLGIAEVLLTPNSSFINETVSSLGFREKYNLNIIGINRKGGYKLQDMVSHKLKFGDAILVQGAWDEILLLARETQDVVVVGQPKEHASVAAATGKAGIAGIIMLFMIILMAFEIFPAVISVMIGAVLMILTGCLRNMEDAYSNMNFESIVLVAAMLPMATALEKTGGMTILSDGIINALGDFGPYGVLIGVYILTAIFGQFISNTATAVLFAPIAMSAAIAMEVSPTTFMIAVAVAASMAFATPIASPTNALVMTAGGYKFMDFVRIGVPLQIVMFIVMMIAIPFFFPF, from the coding sequence ATGAGTGTGCAGCTTACATTAACATTTCTTATTTTAGGAGCAACAATTTTCACATTTGTGACCAATAAAATACGAGCAGATCTTGTAGCCATTGTGTCACTTTTAGCTTTTGTCATTATGGATATTCTAACGCCAACAGAGGCATTAGCTGGCTTTTCAAACTCTGTAGTTTTAATGATTGCAGGGTTATTTGTCGTAGGTGCAGGAATTTTACGCACTGGCCTGGCAGGAATGGCAGGGCAACTTTTGCTTAAATGGTCGGGCAATAGTGAGCTGAAGCTATTTGTGCTACTACTTATTATTGTAGGATCTGTTGGTGCTTTTATGAGTAATACAGGTACTGTAGCATTAATGATGCCGATCGTTGTAAGTATAGCGATTAGTATGAAAGTTAGTCCTTCTAAATTTCTACTACCACTCTCCTATGTAGCAAGTCTTTCTGGTCTAATGACACTGATTGCATCACCAACCAATTTAATTGTCAGTCAGTTATTGGTTGATCGAGGCTATAACAAGCTTGGCTTTTTTGAAGTGACCCCTATTGGTATTGTGGGGATGATTGCAGGTATTACCTATTTAGTGCTTGTAAGGAATGTTCTATTACCAAAGGATCAAAACCGTACACAAACCAATGAAGGATATAAACTTTCACCAAAGAAAATTATTAAGCAATATGACTTAAATAATCGTCTATTTAAAATCTCTGTTCCTGATGAGTCACCTATTATTGAAACCTCTTTAGCAGAATTAAAACTGCCAGCTAAGTATATGCTCTGTATGATGAAAATTCATCGTAAATCACAAGAGGGTATTAATTTACTACCTATGACTTATCAAGAAATGGCAGGCCCAACTAGTGTCATTCATGCTAAGGACGAGCTATACGTTCAAGGAGAGGTAGAGGATATTCGTCGTTTTGTTGAGGATTATCATCTTGAGATGCAAGGGTTAGTAGAAGGGGAAGCCGATGAACTGGTATCGAAGCATCTTGGCATTGCGGAGGTATTGCTCACACCCAATTCGAGCTTTATCAATGAAACGGTTAGCTCTCTCGGATTCCGAGAAAAATATAATTTAAATATCATTGGCATTAATCGCAAGGGTGGATATAAGCTTCAGGATATGGTGTCTCACAAATTAAAATTTGGAGATGCAATATTAGTTCAGGGAGCATGGGATGAAATTCTTTTATTAGCAAGAGAAACTCAGGATGTCGTGGTTGTCGGGCAGCCGAAAGAACACGCAAGTGTAGCAGCAGCTACAGGCAAAGCTGGAATTGCAGGGATTATTATGTTGTTCATGATTATTTTGATGGCATTTGAAATTTTCCCTGCTGTAATTTCTGTAATGATAGGTGCCGTACTTATGATTTTAACAGGCTGCTTGAGAAACATGGAAGATGCCTACAGCAATATGAATTTTGAAAGTATTGTGCTAGTGGCTGCCATGTTGCCAATGGCGACAGCGTTAGAAAAAACAGGAGGCATGACCATTTTATCCGATGGTATTATTAATGCCTTAGGTGATTTCGGACCATACGGCGTGCTTATAGGCGTTTATATTTTGACAGCCATTTTTGGTCAATTTATTAGTAATACGGCAACTGCTGTATTGTTTGCACCGATTGCCATGAGTGCTGCCATTGCAATGGAGGTTAGTCCCACAACATTTATGATTGCAGTAGCAGTCGCAGCAAGTATGGCGTTTGCTACGCCAATTGCTTCCCCTACTAATGCATTGGTAATGACGGCAGGGGGCTACAAATTTATGGATTTTGTAAGAATAGGGGTACCATTACAAATTGTTATGTTTATTGTCATGATGATCGCCATCCCATTCTTTTTCCCATTTTAA